A part of Triplophysa dalaica isolate WHDGS20190420 chromosome 17, ASM1584641v1, whole genome shotgun sequence genomic DNA contains:
- the lrrc3ca gene encoding leucine-rich repeat-containing protein 3B: MPLSSGLLLRHSVVMWLLFHSLVLMTLCFHHAATSCSKSCYCSDSEGSYGGKTMRCSNLGLTEIPQDIPNDTRRLYLDYNLLTTIPANAFHDLPLLTELDLSHNELAQLEPGAFRGLAGSLQFLDLASNQITTLDPDAFEGIKARSNLTGNPWHCDCRLQTALPHLDLEPMSLTGIICQTSEPADSGAQGVPFLLANDLDLCVVLKKTTDVAMLVTMFGWFTMVISYLVYYVRHNQEDARRHLEYLKSLPSRQGKSEESSTISTVV, translated from the coding sequence ATGCCGCTATCCTCAGGTTTGCTGCTTCGTCACTCTGTGGTTATGTGGTTGCTCTTCCACAGCTTGGTGCTGATGACACTGTGTTTCCATCACGCTGCAACTTCCTGCTCCAAAAGCTGTTACTGTTCCGACAGCGAGGGCTCGTACGGTGGTAAGACCATGCGTTGTAGCAACCTGGGTCTTACCGAGATCCCTCAGGACATTCCCAATGACACACGACGCCTCTACCTGGACTACAACCTTTTGACCACCATCCCCGCCAATGCTTTTCATGATCTTCCACTGCTGACGGAACTGGATCTTTCCCATAATGAATTAGCTCAGCTTGAACCTGGAGCTTTTCGAGGCCTAGCAGGATCGCTACAGTTCCTTGACCTCGCATCCAACCAGATCACGACACTGGACCCGGACGCCTTTGAAGGAATTAAAGCGAGATCCAACCTCACTGGAAACCCTTGGCACTGTGACTGTCGGCTACAGACAGCCCTTCCGCACCTTGACCTGGAGCCCATGTCTTTGACTGGTATCATCTGCCAGACCTCAGAACCTGCTGACTCCGGAGCCCAAGGTGTGCCCTTCCTGCTGGCCAATGACCTGGACCTGTGTGTGGTGCTCAAAAAGACCACGGATGTGGCCATGTTGGTGACCATGTTTGGATGGTTCACCATGGTCATCTCCTATCTGGTCTACTATGTGAGACACAATCAGGAAGATGCCAGGCGTCACCTGGAGTATCTCAAGTCTCTGCCCAGCAGGCAGGGCAAGTCTGAGGAGTCTTCCACCATCAGCACTGTGGTATAG